A genomic segment from Lagenorhynchus albirostris chromosome X, mLagAlb1.1, whole genome shotgun sequence encodes:
- the GPR174 gene encoding probable G-protein coupled receptor 174, protein MPANDTCAGTDGSNTDFRYFIYAVTYTVILVPGLIGNILALWVFYGYMKETKRAVIFMINLAIADLLQVLSLPLRIFYYLNHDWPFGPGLCMFCFYLKYVNMYASIYFLVCISVRRFWFLLYPFRFHDCKQKYDLYISIAGWLIICLACLLFPLLRSSDDTPSNRTKCFVDLPTRNVNLAQSVVMMTIGELIGFVTPLLTVLYCTWKTVLSLQDKYPVAQDLGEKKKALKMILTCAGVFLICFAPYHFSFPLDFLVKSNEIKSCLARRVILIFHSIALCLASLNSCLDPIIYYFTTDEFRRRLSRQDLHDNIKLHAKSFVSSHTTSTLTTELC, encoded by the coding sequence ATGCCTGCTAATGACACATGTGCTGGGACAGATGGATCCAATACAGATTTTCGGTACTTCATCTATGCAGTGACATACACTGTCATTCTTGTGCCAGGTCTCATAGGGAACATATTAGCCTTGTGGGTATTTTATGGCTATATGAAAGAAACCAAACGGGCTGTGATATTCATGATAAACCTAGCCATTGCTGACTTATTACAAGTCCTCTCCTTGCCACTGAGGATCTTTTACTACTTGAATCATGACTGGCCATTTGGGCCTGGCCTCTGCATGTTTTGTTTCTACCTGAAGTATGTCAACATGTATGCAAGCATCTACTTCTTGGTCTGCATCAGTGTGCGAAGATTTTGGTTTCTCCTCTACCCCTTTCGCTTCCACGACTGTAAACAGAAATATGACCTATACATCAGCATTGCTGGCTGGCTAATAATCTGCCTTGCCTGTCTGCTATTTCCACTCCTCCGAAGCAGTGATGACACCCCTAGCAACAGAACAAAATGCTTTGTGGATCTTCCTACCAGGAATGTCAATCTAGCCCAGTCTGTTGTCATGATGACCATTGGCGAGTTGATTGGATTTGTCACTCCTCTTCTGACTGTCCTGTATTGTACCTGGAAGACGGTTTTATCACTGCAGGACAAATATCCTGTGGCTCAAGAccttggagagaaaaagaaagccttGAAGATGATTCTAACCTGTGCAGGAGTTTTCCTAATTTGCTTTGCACCTTATCACTTCAGTTTTCCTTTAGATTTCCTGGTCAAGtccaatgaaattaaaagctgcCTAGCCAGAAGGGTGATTCTAATATTTCATTCTATTGCCTTGTGTCTTGCTAGTCTGAATTCCTGCCTTGACCCAATCATATACTACTTTACCACTGATGAGTTCAGAAGACGGCTTTCAAGACAAGATTTGCATGATAACATAAAACTCCATGCAAAATCATTTGTGAGCAGCCATACCACTTCTACCTTGACAACTgaactatgttaa